From the genome of Scyliorhinus canicula chromosome 29, sScyCan1.1, whole genome shotgun sequence, one region includes:
- the LOC119958281 gene encoding probable G-protein coupled receptor 139: protein MAVADLLVVINEVILYRISYYYFQGSFLDITPLCSVIVVMSHISTNTSVWLTVAFTFDRFVAICCQQLKTKYCKEKTASVVIVTICLCFCLKSIPFYFTLEPGRVIDNVPWDCLTKGNYFTDLGWVIFDWCDSVLTPVLPLVLILLFNFLTIRHILVTSRVRKALRHQSHGENRSDPEMESRRKSLILLFAVSGSFTLLWLTTFSEFLYYNISGANYEDYTDLLVVFEQVGYMLQVSSSSTNTFIYGVTNTKFREQLKMLVKYPLNQLTSRKEN from the coding sequence ATGGCAGTGGCTGATCTTCTGGTTGTAATTAATGAGGTTATATTATATCGGATCAGTTATTATTATTTCCAGGGCTCTTTCCTTGACATTACTCCTCTGTGCAGTGTCATTGTGGTCATGAGCCATATATCTACAAACACGTCAGTTTGGTTAACAGTCGCTTTCACCTTCGATCGATTTGTTGCCATTTGTTGccagcagttgaaaacaaaatattgcaaaGAGAAAACTGCATCGGTGGTGATTGTGACAATCTGTCTTTGCTTCTGTTTGAAAAGCATACCCTTCTACTTTACTTTAGAACCTGGTAGGGTAATTGACAATGTACCGTGGGATTGCTTAACAAAAGGCAACTATTTCACTGACCTCGGTTGGGTGATATTTGACTGGTGTGACTCCGTCCTAACCCCGGTACTCCCACTCGTTTTAATTTTATTGTTCAACTTTTTGACGATCAGACATATTTTGGTGACCAGTCGAGTCCGTAAGGCCTTGAGGCATCAGAGCCATGGCGAGAAccgcagtgacccagagatggagagcagaaggaagtcactGATCTTGTTATTTGCTGTTTCAGGCAGTTTCACACTTTTGTGGTTGACAACCTTTTCAGAATTCTTATATTATAACATTTCAGGTGCTAATTATGAAGATTACACTGACTTACTGGTTGTATTTGAACAAGTCGGATACATGCTGCAGGTTTCAAGTTCCTCCACAAACACTTTCATTTATGGGGTGACTAATACCAAATTCAGGGAGCAATTGAAGATGCTGGTAAAGTACCCCTTGAACCAGCTGACAAGCAGGAAGGAGAACTGA